In a genomic window of Salvelinus fontinalis isolate EN_2023a chromosome 7, ASM2944872v1, whole genome shotgun sequence:
- the cpb1 gene encoding carboxypeptidase B, whose amino-acid sequence MMKILLLLGFVAVALAEVTRFDGEKVFRLKPVIDEHVLLIKELANSMEVDFWSPESADLVTIDIDVDLHVPAAHTDMVSTILQQSGMETGVLIEDLQAQMEEQLDNRTPDPRTHSYTKYNSWDKIQAWISSISSSNPDLISRQVIGNTYEGRPMNVLKIGKKSSSTKPSIFLDCGIHAREWISTAFCQWFVKEALSTYGSDSEMTGLLNQMDVYVLPVFNIDGYDFTHKSNRMWRKTRSRMSGSSCIGADPNRNWNAGWCTTGASSNPCSDTFCGSSPESEIEVKNVADFIRRNKSSIKAYLTIHSYSQLLLFPYSYTFQLAEHHSELMTVAEGASKVLRSLYGTEYTSGPGAATIYPAAGGSDDWAYDLGVKYSYTFELRDTGRYGFLLPESQIKPTCEETMLAVKYITSHVQKNLY is encoded by the exons GGAGAAAGTGTTCCGTCTGAAGCCTGTCATTGATGAGCATGTTCTCCTTATCAAGGAGCTGGCCAACAGCATGGAG GTGGACTTCTGGAGTCCTGAGAGTGCTGACCTGGTGACCATCGATATTGACGTGGATCTCCATGTTCCAGCTGCCCACACTGACATGGTCTCTACCATTCTGCAGCAGAGTGGCATGGAGActgg GGTCCTGATTGAGGATCTGCAAGCTCAGATGGAAGAGCAGCTGGACAACAGAACCCCAGACCCCAGAACACACAGCTACACCAAGTACAACAGTTGGGACAAA ATCCAGGCATggatctcctccatctcctcctctaaccCCGACCTGATCAGCCGTCAGGTGATCGGAAACACCTACGAGGGACGTCCCATGAACGTTCTCAAG ATCGGTAAGAAGTCCAGCTCCACCAAGCCCTCTATCTTCCTGGACTGTGGTATTCATGCCAGGGAGTGGATCTCCACCGCTTTCTGCCAGTGGTTCGTCAAGGAG GCTCTGTCCACCTACGGTAGTGACTCTGAGATGACCGGCCTGCTAAACCAGATGGATGTCTATGTTCTGCCCGTCTTCAACATCGACGGATACGACTTCACCCACAAAAGC AACAGGATGTGGAGAAAGACCCGCTCCAGGATGTCTGGTTCCAGCTGCATCGGTGCTGATCCCAACAGAAACTGGAACGCTGGATGGTGCA ccACTGGGGCCTCCTCCAACCCATGCAGTGACACATTCTGTGGCTCCTCACCTGAATCTGAGATCGAGGTGAAGAACGTTGCTGACTTCATCCGTAGGAACAAGTCCTCCATCAAGGCCTACCTCACCATCCACTCCTACTCTCAGCTGCTGCTCTTCCCCTACTCCTACACGTTTCAGCTGGCCGAGCACCACAGCGAGCTG aTGACTGTTGCTGAGGGAGCTTCCAAGGTTCTCCGTAGTCTGTATGGAACCGAGTACACCAGCGGCCCTGGAGCTGCTACCATTT ACCCTGCTGCCGGTGGCTCTGATGACTGGGCCTACGACCTGGGGGTGAAGTACTCCTACACGTTTGAGCTGCGTGACACCGGGCGGTACGGCTTCCTGCTGCCGGAATCTCAGATCAAGCCCACCTGTGAGGAGACCATGCTGGCCGTCAAGTACATCACCAGCCACGTGCAGAAGAACCTGTACTAG